A region of the Candidatus Limnocylindria bacterium genome:
CTCGCCGCTCGACCACGAGCGGATCTGGTCCGGTGACGCGAGCGAGATGCGGATCGCGTTGAACTCGTTGACTTCAAGCATCAGTTATTCACCACTCTCAAGACCGCTGATGTTGATGCCGAGATCCGGCGAGGAATACGCGGCCGCGTCCTCGATGAACCGGATCTCTTCTTCGTTGTCGTTGAGCACCTCGACCGACAGGCCGAGGGACTGCAGCTCCTTGATGAGCACCTTGAAGCTTTCCGGAACTCCGGGCGGCTGGATGTCCTCGCCCTTCACGATGGCCTCGTAGGTCTGGACACGGCCCATGACGTCGTCCGACTTCACGGTGAGCAGCTCCTGGAGGATGTATGCGGCGCCATATGCCTCGAGCGCCCACACTTCCATCTCGCCGAAGCGCTGACCACCGAACTGCGCCTTGCCACCCAGCGGCTGCTGCGTGATGAGGGAGTACGGGCCCGTCGAGCGCGCGTGGATCTTGTCCTCGACGAGGTGGTGCAGCTTCATCATGTAGATGTAGCCGACGGTGATGTTCTGCTCGAATCCCTTGCCGGTGCGGCCGTCGCGCAGCATGACCTTGCCGCTCTCGGGCAGGCCGGCCTCGAGGAGCGCCTTCTTGATGGCGGGCTCGCGCGCGCCGTCGAACACCGGCGTCGCGACGTGAAGGCCGAGCGCCTCCGCGGCCCATCCGAGGTGCGTCTCGAGGATCTGGCCGATGTTCATACGCGAAGGAACACCGAGCGGGTTGAGCACGATGTCGACCGGCTTGCCGTCCGGAAGGAACGGCATGTCCTCCACCGGGAGGATCTTCGCGATGACGCCCTTGTTGCCATGGCGTCCGGCCATCTTGTCGCCGACGCTGATCTTGCGCTTCTGCGCGACGGCGACGCGGATCATCTTGTTGACGCCGGGCAGCAGCTCGTCGTTGTTCTCGCGGCTGAACACCGCGACATCGACGACCTTGCCGTGCTCGCCTGAGGGCAGCCGCAGCGAGGAGTCCTTCACCTCGCGCGCCTTCTCACCGAAGATCGCGCGGAGCAGGCGCTCCTCTGCGGTGAGCTCGGTCTCGCCCTTCGGCGTGATCTTGCCGACGAGGATGTCCTGCGGGCCGACCTCGGCGCCGATGTAGACGATGCCGTTCTCGTCGAGGTCGGCGAGCGCTTCCTCACCGACGTTCGGGATGTCGCGGGTGATCTCCTCAGGACCGAGCTTGGTGTCACGCGCTTCGCACTCGTACTTCTCGATGTGGATCGAGGTGAAGCGATCGTCCTGCACGAGACGCTCGGACAGAATGATGGCGTCCTCGTAGTTTCCGCCCTCCCAGGGCATGAATGCGACGAGGATGTTCTGGCCGAGCGCGAGCTCGCCGTTGTCGGTCGAGTACGAGTCGGCGAGGACCTGCCCCGCCTCGACGCGCTCGCCCACCTTCACCAGCGGACGCTGGTTGAAGCAGGTGCCCTGGTTGGTGCGGATGAACTTCTGGAGCTTGTAGCGGAATGCCTCGGTCGCGCCTTCCTCGACCCAGATCTCGGCGGCTGACACGGAGCGCACGACACCGTCGGCCCGCGCCAGGACGACCTGACCGGAGTCCTTCGCGGCGCGGTACTCGATGCCGGTGCCGATGATCGGCGCCTCGGGGCGCACGACCGGAACGGCTTGCCGCTGCATGTTCGAGCCCATGAGCGCGCGGTTCGCGTCGTCGTGCTCGAGGAACGGGATGAGCGCGGCCGACACGGAGACGATCTGCTTGGGGGACACATCCATGTAGTCCGCGTTCGCCGGCGGGGCCTCGTGGTATGCGTCGCCGCGGTGCACCTGCACGCGGTCGTCGAGGAAGAAGCCCTTGTCGTCGAGACGCGCGTTCGCCTGCACCACCGTCGCGAGCTCCTGCTCGTCGGCGGTGAGGAAGACGATCTCGTCCGAAACGCGCGGCCGATCCTTCGCTCCGTCCTTGACGATGCGGCGGAACGGCGACTCGATGAATCCGTAGGGATTCACGCGCGCGTACGTCGCGAGCGAGCCGATGAGACCGATGTTCGGTCCTTCCGGTGTCTCGATCGGGCAGATCCGGCCGTAGTGGCTGTAGTGGACATCGCGGACGTCGAACCCGGCGCGCTCACGCGAGAGGCCGCCCGGGCCGAGGGCCGAGAGGCGGCGCTTGTGGGTGAGCTCGTCCAGCGGATTGGTCTGCTGCATGAACTGCGACAGCTGGCTGCCTCCGAAGAACTCCTTGATCGCGGCCACGACGGGCCGGATATTGATGAGCTCCTTCGGCGTCGCCTTCTCGGGCTCGACGATGGACATGCGCTCGCGCACGACGCGCTCCATCCGCAGGAGTCCGACGCGGAACTGCTGCTGGATGAGCTCGCCGACGGCGCGCACGCGGCGGTTGCCGAGATGGTCGATGTCGTCCGCGTTGCCCTTGCCGTTGTTCAGCTCGACCATGCGGCCGACGATGCGCACGAGGTCGTCGTTCGTGAGCGTTCGCTGCGACATCTCGAGGTCGAGGCCGAGCTTGCGGTTGAGCTTGTAGCGGCCGACCTTCGCGAGGTCGTAGCGGCGGAAGTTGAAGAACAGCGACTGGACGAGGTTGCGCGCGTTGTCGATCGTCGGCGGGTCGCCCGGACGAAGACGCTTGTAGACCTCGACCAGACCCTCGTTCGTGTTCGTGGTCGGGTCGCGGTCCAACGTCGACTGGACGTACTGGTGCTCGGCGTCGACGTCGATCGCGGTGAACAGCGCCTTGATCTCTTCGTTCGTCGAGTAGCCGACGGCGCGCAACAGCGTCGTCACCGGCAGCTTCCGCTTGCGGTCGACCTTCACCGACATGACGTCCTTGTTGGACGTCTCGAACTCAAGCCACGCGCCGCGGTTCGGGATGAGCTTCGCGTAGAACAAGCGGCGTCCGGTCGTGGGGTCGTCGACGGCGGTGAAGTACACGCCTGGCGAGCGCACGAGCTGCGACACGACGACGCGCTCCGCGCCGTTGATGACGAACGTGCCCTTGTCGGTCATCCATGGGAAGTCCCCGAGGAAGACGTCCTGCTCCGAGACCTCGCCGGTCTCCTTGTTCACGAGCTCGACGCGCGCCCACAGCGGCTTGCTGAACGTCAGGTCCTTGGTGCGGCACTCCTCTTCGGAGTACTTCGGCTCACGGAACTCGCTCGAGATGAAACGCAGGTCAAGGTTCTTCCCGGTGAAGTCCTGGATCGGCGAGATCTCGGTGAACAGCTCACCCAAACCCTCTTCGCAGAACCACTTGAAGCTGTCGAGCTGGGTCTGGATCAGATTCGGTAGCGGCAGTACCTCGGGCAGAGACGCGAAATTCCGTCGAACGCGCGCGGACGAAAAGACCCGGTCGAGGGTGATGGACATAGACGGACCCTCCTCAGGCGCTTAGGTGGGGCAGACGCATAGAGAGACGGGGACAGACCTGTGGCAAGGCCCATATCGTAGGCCGTGATCTAGTGACCGGTCAAGCCGCGGGAACCGTTAAATCTCTACGCGAGCCCAGGGCTTGTCAAGACCCCTTCTCACCAGCCGGAGCCGGCAGGGTCAGGCGTCAGAAGTCCGTAAAACGGGCCGTTTCGCCCCCGTTCGGACGGAACACCGGCCGTGCGCCTGCGTATTCTCGGCAAGCAGATGGACGAGCAGAAGGCGACCGACACACCACCGGCGCCCGCCAAGAAGTCGGTCCTGACGCGGCGCACCGTGCTGGCGGCGGCGGCGACCGCCGGAGCGGGCGTCGCGGCGGCACGCCTGCTCGCCCTGGCGAACGAGCCGACCTTCGAGCGCGTTCCCGTGACGGGCACCCTCGCCAACAAGACCGGACTCGACTGGGTCGCGCCACTCGGCAACGAAGCGGCGCGCGTCTCGCACCTCCTCCGGCGCGCCACCTTCGGGGCGTCCGCCGAGGAGCTCGAGAAGGCGCAGGCCGACGGATACGCGCGCACTGTCGATCGGCTCCTCGAAACGAAGACCAGTGAGCCGCCGGTGCTCGCCGGCGCCGATGAGGCGAGCCAGGAGAACCCGCTCAACCCCGGTGCGCTGCAGCAGTGGTGGATCGACTGGTTGACCAGCAGCCCGACTCCGTTCGCCGAGCGCATGACGCTCTTCTGGCACGGGCATTTCACGTCGGACTTCCGCAAGGTCGGCAATCAATTCCCGTTCCTCTACTGGCAGAACCTCACCTGGCGGAGGAACGCGCTGGCGGATCTCAAGACGATGCTCTACGGCGTCACGATCGACCCGGCGATGCTGCGCTACCTCGACCTCGGCAACTCGACCGCGCAAAGCCCGAACGAGAACTACTCGCGCGAGCTGATGGAGCTCTTCACGATGGGCCCCAAGGCGTTCACCGAAGACGACGTGCGTGCAGGCGCGAAGGCCATGGCCGGCTGGAGAGAGCCGCGCACGCAGGCGATGATCGACGCGGATCTGAAGCGCCAGCAGATGCGCACCGGCCAGCCGCCGCGCAATACGCCCAAGGCGGACACCGTGAAGACCGGGATCTACGAAGCGCAGCGCGGGTACCGCGGTCCCGCGTTCGCCTTCCTCGGCGAGACAAAAGCGTGGAGCACCGACGCCGTCCTCGACAAGATCCTGCAGCAGGACGCGACGGCCCCCTTCCTCGTCACCAAGCTCCTCACAGCCTTCGTGACGCCGACGCCATCCGATGCCTACGTCGCGCGTCTCGCCGCCGGGTACCGGAGAAGCCGCTACGACACGAAGGCGCTCATGCGCGACATCCTGATGAGCCCAGAGTTCACGGCCGCGGACACGTACCGCGCGCTCATCAAGTCGCCGACCGAGCTGATGATCCACACCGCGAAGGCCCTCGGTGACAAGACGCTCACCCGCCTGATCGCGGGTCAGGGCCAGGGCATGGGCCAGACGCTGTTCGATCCGCCCAGCGTCGGCGGCTGGCCTGAGAACGAATCCTGGGTGTCGTCGAACACCATGCTTGCCCGCGCCAACTTCGTGACCTCGGCGGTGCAGGCGGTGAAGAAGCTCCCGTCCGCCGCCAACGCGCACAACACGCAGATCGACGGGGTCATGTCAGCGCAGACCTTGAAGCTGCTCAACGAGGCGGCGGATGACCGGCGTCGCTGGTCGATCCTCCTCGCCTCGCCAGAGTTCCAGCTGAAATAAAGGAGCACCGAGATGGTCGCCAGTGTCGACAAGATCGGACGCCGCGAGTTCCTTCGCGCCGGGCTGGTGTTCGGTGCCGGAGCCGCCGGGCTCGCGGCGGGCTACGCCGCGGTGC
Encoded here:
- the rpoB gene encoding DNA-directed RNA polymerase subunit beta, which encodes MSITLDRVFSSARVRRNFASLPEVLPLPNLIQTQLDSFKWFCEEGLGELFTEISPIQDFTGKNLDLRFISSEFREPKYSEEECRTKDLTFSKPLWARVELVNKETGEVSEQDVFLGDFPWMTDKGTFVINGAERVVVSQLVRSPGVYFTAVDDPTTGRRLFYAKLIPNRGAWLEFETSNKDVMSVKVDRKRKLPVTTLLRAVGYSTNEEIKALFTAIDVDAEHQYVQSTLDRDPTTNTNEGLVEVYKRLRPGDPPTIDNARNLVQSLFFNFRRYDLAKVGRYKLNRKLGLDLEMSQRTLTNDDLVRIVGRMVELNNGKGNADDIDHLGNRRVRAVGELIQQQFRVGLLRMERVVRERMSIVEPEKATPKELINIRPVVAAIKEFFGGSQLSQFMQQTNPLDELTHKRRLSALGPGGLSRERAGFDVRDVHYSHYGRICPIETPEGPNIGLIGSLATYARVNPYGFIESPFRRIVKDGAKDRPRVSDEIVFLTADEQELATVVQANARLDDKGFFLDDRVQVHRGDAYHEAPPANADYMDVSPKQIVSVSAALIPFLEHDDANRALMGSNMQRQAVPVVRPEAPIIGTGIEYRAAKDSGQVVLARADGVVRSVSAAEIWVEEGATEAFRYKLQKFIRTNQGTCFNQRPLVKVGERVEAGQVLADSYSTDNGELALGQNILVAFMPWEGGNYEDAIILSERLVQDDRFTSIHIEKYECEARDTKLGPEEITRDIPNVGEEALADLDENGIVYIGAEVGPQDILVGKITPKGETELTAEERLLRAIFGEKAREVKDSSLRLPSGEHGKVVDVAVFSRENNDELLPGVNKMIRVAVAQKRKISVGDKMAGRHGNKGVIAKILPVEDMPFLPDGKPVDIVLNPLGVPSRMNIGQILETHLGWAAEALGLHVATPVFDGAREPAIKKALLEAGLPESGKVMLRDGRTGKGFEQNITVGYIYMMKLHHLVEDKIHARSTGPYSLITQQPLGGKAQFGGQRFGEMEVWALEAYGAAYILQELLTVKSDDVMGRVQTYEAIVKGEDIQPPGVPESFKVLIKELQSLGLSVEVLNDNEEEIRFIEDAAAYSSPDLGINISGLESGE
- a CDS encoding DUF1800 domain-containing protein, which produces MDEQKATDTPPAPAKKSVLTRRTVLAAAATAGAGVAAARLLALANEPTFERVPVTGTLANKTGLDWVAPLGNEAARVSHLLRRATFGASAEELEKAQADGYARTVDRLLETKTSEPPVLAGADEASQENPLNPGALQQWWIDWLTSSPTPFAERMTLFWHGHFTSDFRKVGNQFPFLYWQNLTWRRNALADLKTMLYGVTIDPAMLRYLDLGNSTAQSPNENYSRELMELFTMGPKAFTEDDVRAGAKAMAGWREPRTQAMIDADLKRQQMRTGQPPRNTPKADTVKTGIYEAQRGYRGPAFAFLGETKAWSTDAVLDKILQQDATAPFLVTKLLTAFVTPTPSDAYVARLAAGYRRSRYDTKALMRDILMSPEFTAADTYRALIKSPTELMIHTAKALGDKTLTRLIAGQGQGMGQTLFDPPSVGGWPENESWVSSNTMLARANFVTSAVQAVKKLPSAANAHNTQIDGVMSAQTLKLLNEAADDRRRWSILLASPEFQLK